A single region of the Actinoplanes sp. SE50/110 genome encodes:
- a CDS encoding FtsX-like permease family protein, whose product MPTILWGAVRSRAAQACTLLLLTGLPAAVAAAAPRFVLTGTERAATAAAAGVPAAQRTITVHREDDTQGDPAATLAGFGAAVDRTLPMPGAATVLGLSRQMSVTDASGVPTPINVDYRAGFCRRVRLTAGTCPAAAGDAALTTAVATRLGVRPGDLVRIQSTSAAPFLPLRVTGIYEIIAPETGYWADELYRTGSGTDPIYTAAATFTGDQLGRAVLTWSAEAPPALLRGAGGYDLGALVARAGELGDVEDPTGPLRADLADAGARLLRAVLLAAVPVLLLGWYAIALAGRYTARDRRRDAAWAKLRGGRRRRVLLLLSGQHLPPVLAGGLLGATVGIGVARLLDGAAPPVTAAGSPGASGVDAGSWGSPDVVAGSSGSPGVVAWSLGAAGLVVGGALATLVIADLLLLRTPVGTLQRDIPAARGGRAALLADALLVAVAVAAAYQARSGSPDAGVGAVAPLAVAAAVAVLLARLLIRAADAGGAAALRAGRLRAGLAAVRMSRLAGLDRVFAILAVAVAILVTAAGAAGADRRAHRERAEAELGAARVLTVRVPNWTVLWHAVRAADPAGRYAMAAAVDRTGSPPTVAVDFGRLGVVGAWRPEYGPRPAPPESPVPSVLPNSPDTPASPGPATSTGTSTSPGAATSSGTSTSPGAAASRGTSTPPGTLGSKGTSVAPVSPTSAGTAAPRGTHASAGAKASADTPASTATGAPAGSVSSLGTKAPLNTDASPGTPAASAAFVPTGGSAPQGPQVSSAPSRSGVPVVSVGAGPGVTDGAPGTAVISGRSLVLKVRNGRTAAATVDAVLLNETSGARVVVSFGPVPPGEHAVTRPLDGCDGGCRLLRWEIPSLPGADGKPTPDPVVLHSLARLGPDAELIGPARMADATRWRTVAAGVGLQLSGGPDGLTVTAAPNGGTADSDRVFAVDSLLPLPVLLAGPTPVPWRFAEPEITVLGAGPVPARVTGTAAALPVTGAAGILLDFDTVRRTAGEFSPAGETQVWLTANAPPDVVDRLRAAGVTVLGDESIAGRAARRPGRGTAPAGPFALLCAVSAVFTAAGATAVAAAVDRVPQRAATAALRVQGLPARAAAATRYLGPSALVAAGTLGGVAAALVARWITGEPESFFADGWRLLPPPEVLGGAPLLLAAFAAWLFLTLLAALAARTEGDHR is encoded by the coding sequence ATGCCGACGATCCTGTGGGGCGCGGTACGTTCCCGGGCCGCGCAAGCCTGCACACTCCTGCTGCTCACCGGGCTGCCGGCGGCGGTCGCCGCGGCCGCGCCCCGGTTCGTGCTGACCGGGACCGAACGGGCCGCCACCGCCGCCGCGGCCGGCGTCCCCGCCGCCCAGCGCACCATCACCGTGCACCGGGAAGACGACACCCAGGGCGACCCGGCCGCGACCCTCGCCGGATTCGGCGCCGCCGTCGACCGCACCCTGCCGATGCCCGGCGCCGCAACCGTGCTCGGCCTCAGCCGGCAGATGAGCGTCACGGACGCCAGCGGCGTGCCCACCCCGATCAACGTCGACTACCGCGCCGGCTTCTGCCGGCGGGTCCGGCTCACCGCCGGCACCTGCCCGGCCGCGGCCGGCGACGCCGCCCTCACCACCGCGGTCGCCACCCGCCTCGGCGTGCGGCCCGGCGACTTGGTCCGGATCCAGTCGACCAGCGCCGCCCCGTTCCTTCCCCTCCGGGTCACCGGCATCTACGAGATCATCGCCCCGGAAACCGGATACTGGGCCGACGAGTTGTACCGGACCGGCAGCGGCACCGACCCGATCTACACCGCCGCCGCCACCTTCACCGGCGACCAGCTCGGCCGGGCCGTCCTCACCTGGTCGGCCGAGGCGCCGCCGGCCCTGCTGCGCGGCGCCGGCGGCTACGACCTCGGCGCCCTCGTCGCCCGGGCCGGCGAACTCGGCGACGTCGAAGACCCGACCGGACCGCTGCGGGCCGACCTGGCCGACGCCGGCGCCCGGCTGCTGCGCGCGGTGCTGCTCGCCGCCGTCCCGGTGCTGCTGCTCGGGTGGTACGCGATCGCCCTGGCCGGCCGCTACACCGCCCGCGACCGGCGCCGCGACGCTGCCTGGGCGAAACTCCGCGGCGGCCGCCGGCGGCGCGTGCTGCTCCTGCTTTCCGGGCAGCACCTGCCGCCGGTGCTGGCCGGCGGGCTGCTCGGGGCGACGGTCGGCATCGGCGTCGCCCGGCTCCTCGACGGGGCCGCGCCGCCGGTCACGGCGGCCGGGTCGCCGGGTGCGTCCGGCGTCGACGCCGGGTCGTGGGGCTCGCCGGACGTCGTCGCCGGGTCATCGGGATCGCCCGGCGTCGTCGCCTGGTCGTTGGGGGCGGCCGGGCTGGTCGTCGGGGGAGCACTGGCCACCCTGGTCATCGCCGACCTGCTGCTGCTGCGCACCCCGGTCGGCACCCTGCAGCGCGACATCCCCGCCGCGCGCGGCGGGCGGGCCGCCCTGCTCGCCGACGCGCTGCTCGTCGCGGTCGCGGTCGCCGCCGCCTACCAGGCGCGATCCGGCAGCCCGGACGCCGGCGTCGGTGCGGTCGCGCCCCTCGCCGTCGCCGCGGCGGTCGCGGTGCTGCTGGCCCGGTTGCTCATCCGGGCAGCCGATGCGGGCGGGGCGGCGGCCCTGCGGGCCGGGCGGCTGCGGGCCGGGCTGGCCGCCGTCCGGATGTCCCGGCTCGCCGGACTCGACCGGGTGTTCGCCATCCTGGCCGTCGCGGTGGCGATCCTGGTCACCGCGGCCGGAGCGGCCGGCGCCGACCGGCGGGCCCACCGGGAACGCGCCGAAGCCGAACTCGGTGCGGCGCGGGTGCTGACCGTGCGGGTGCCGAACTGGACGGTGCTGTGGCATGCGGTGCGGGCGGCGGACCCGGCCGGGCGGTACGCGATGGCGGCCGCGGTTGACCGGACGGGGAGCCCGCCGACCGTTGCGGTGGATTTCGGGCGGCTGGGGGTGGTGGGGGCATGGCGGCCCGAGTACGGGCCGCGCCCAGCACCACCGGAATCACCGGTCCCTTCGGTCCTGCCGAACTCGCCGGACACGCCAGCCTCACCAGGACCGGCCACCTCGACCGGCACTTCGACATCACCAGGCGCCGCAACCTCGTCCGGCACTTCGACATCACCAGGCGCCGCAGCCTCACGAGGCACATCGACCCCGCCGGGCACCCTAGGCTCGAAAGGCACATCTGTCGCTCCGGTTTCCCCGACCTCGGCAGGCACGGCAGCCCCTCGCGGCACCCACGCCTCGGCAGGCGCAAAGGCCTCTGCTGACACGCCGGCCTCAACGGCAACGGGGGCCCCGGCGGGAAGTGTCTCCTCTCTGGGCACAAAAGCCCCTCTGAACACGGATGCCTCGCCAGGCACGCCGGCCGCCTCTGCCGCGTTCGTCCCTACTGGGGGCTCGGCCCCTCAAGGACCACAGGTATCTTCGGCCCCATCGCGGTCGGGTGTCCCGGTGGTCTCGGTGGGCGCTGGGCCCGGGGTGACCGATGGGGCACCGGGGACCGCCGTGATCAGTGGGCGGTCGCTCGTGCTGAAGGTGCGAAATGGGCGTACGGCGGCGGCCACCGTCGATGCGGTGCTGCTCAACGAGACCAGCGGGGCGCGGGTGGTGGTGTCGTTCGGGCCGGTGCCGCCCGGTGAGCACGCCGTGACCCGGCCGCTCGACGGCTGCGACGGCGGCTGCCGGTTGCTGCGCTGGGAGATTCCCAGCCTGCCCGGCGCGGACGGGAAACCCACGCCCGACCCGGTGGTCCTGCACTCGCTGGCCCGGCTCGGCCCGGACGCCGAGCTGATCGGCCCGGCCCGGATGGCCGACGCGACCCGCTGGCGTACCGTCGCGGCCGGCGTCGGCCTGCAACTCAGCGGCGGTCCGGACGGTCTGACCGTCACCGCCGCGCCGAACGGCGGCACAGCCGACAGCGACCGGGTGTTCGCCGTGGACAGTCTGCTGCCGCTGCCCGTGCTGCTGGCCGGCCCGACGCCGGTGCCGTGGCGGTTCGCCGAGCCGGAGATCACCGTGCTGGGCGCCGGGCCGGTGCCGGCCCGGGTGACCGGGACGGCCGCCGCGCTGCCGGTGACCGGCGCCGCCGGGATCCTCCTCGACTTCGACACGGTGCGCCGGACGGCCGGGGAGTTCTCGCCGGCCGGCGAAACCCAGGTGTGGCTGACCGCGAACGCCCCGCCCGACGTCGTCGACCGGCTCAGGGCCGCCGGGGTCACCGTGCTCGGCGACGAGAGCATCGCCGGCCGGGCGGCTCGCCGGCCCGGCCGGGGCACCGCCCCGGCCGGACCGTTCGCGCTGCTCTGCGCGGTGTCCGCGGTGTTCACCGCGGCCGGCGCCACCGCGGTCGCGGCGGCGGTCGACCGGGTACCGCAGCGGGCCGCCACCGCCGCGCTGCGGGTGCAGGGGCTGCCCGCCCGGGCGGCTGCCGCGACCCGCTATCTGGGGCCGTCAGCCCTGGTCGCGGCCGGCACCCTGGGCGGGGTGGCGGCGGCCCTGGTGGCGCGGTGGATCACCGGGGAGCCGGAATCCTTCTTCGCCGACGGGTGGCGCCTCCTGCCGCCACCCGAGGTGCTCGGCGGGGCGCCGCTGCTCCTCGCCGCCTTCGCCGCGTGGCTGTTCCTCACCCTCCTGGCCGCGCTGGCCGCCCGCACCGAAGGCGACCACCGATGA
- a CDS encoding FtsX-like permease family protein, translated as MIAVVLAMVRARGGAALMLAVLAAFAVAPVVAAPAYLRAADRVVAAGQVAAADPAERAVSLQAVEGDSRRSTGDPAGQVDLSSTGASLIGLPGFRYAYAAEFPAVGLEPDARTPTRLVHRQDVCAHLVMVTGRCLLGEGDLVLGEETARRLRLAAGRSVSLSYARFDQNPDSQLWVGDGAAKKFFLAGTYRVADPSDVYWGSHGYFAFAETPGGTRAGEPAFTGLASVTAMEHGDVQLAIDGYAGPGALDADRLPALRAGLDEVRRTVTDLGAGDGVSTSANLKLVTSIPALLARIDEGHVTARRIVPVPAVALVLLACLALLLAAAAGAEARRPETAVIALRGARGPHRWWLASGESVVAVLAGAVAGALAGQLLVSAVVVLRWPGVGAGVHLSSLRYAAPASAAAVLTVLIAQLGPLRRPVGELLRRTPVPGRRAGLAVDVLVLGLAVAAVVQLALGRGDLVGVGATAPALSMLAGALLVARLLRPVAARLGRRALRRGRLGPGLTGLLLARRAATGRVFALLVAAVAVSCYVVAAADVAARGRRVEADLSVGADRVLAAGPIGRARLLAAVRAVDPDRSFAMAAVKVTQHPGEPPLLAVDSDRLGAVAHWPGGSVPAGVAAVLHPPAPAPVEVPGGPDLTLDITAAEFAEGRAVSVDAVVSPVRGPGSDVLAPMGVLRPGRHVYHYATDQCAGGCRLNALRIAAGTTLGVHGVLTLHGLGSGDPAAWRVGQGGRLGTVPDGLRLEVTTMDEASDGLLLQPADTPWPLPVLATGSFVPGRATGLDYRQVPVTVAGRLAAVPAFGEPAVLTDLEYLDRVSTDAGPTASGEVWLNARAPADVLDRLAGQGIVVTGDLRAAQVAARLDQQGAAVALGYAALVGVLVAMLAAGVLVLTAAAGRDRQAEDLAALRAQGLSRAAVRRAALGAYPLLVAAAMPAGLGIALAGWAVTGWALPLAGLDPPPLPRPHWPAVPALLAVVAALAVTLGATAVLSGRRTLRRIR; from the coding sequence GTGATCGCGGTGGTGCTCGCGATGGTGCGGGCGAGAGGTGGGGCGGCGCTCATGCTGGCGGTGCTGGCCGCGTTCGCGGTGGCTCCGGTGGTGGCGGCGCCGGCGTATCTGCGGGCGGCGGACCGGGTGGTGGCGGCCGGGCAGGTGGCGGCGGCGGATCCGGCGGAGCGGGCGGTCAGCCTGCAGGCGGTCGAGGGGGATTCGCGCCGGTCGACCGGGGATCCGGCCGGGCAGGTGGACCTGTCGTCGACCGGGGCTTCGCTGATCGGCCTGCCGGGGTTCCGGTATGCGTACGCCGCCGAGTTTCCCGCCGTCGGCCTGGAACCCGACGCCCGGACACCGACCCGCCTGGTGCACCGGCAGGACGTCTGTGCCCACCTGGTGATGGTGACCGGCCGCTGCCTGCTCGGCGAGGGTGACCTGGTGCTCGGCGAGGAGACGGCGCGGCGGCTGCGGCTGGCGGCCGGGCGGTCGGTGAGCCTGTCGTACGCCCGCTTCGATCAGAACCCGGACTCGCAGCTCTGGGTGGGTGACGGGGCGGCCAAGAAGTTCTTCCTGGCCGGGACCTATCGGGTCGCCGACCCGTCCGATGTGTACTGGGGGTCGCACGGCTACTTCGCGTTCGCCGAGACGCCGGGCGGGACCCGGGCCGGCGAACCGGCCTTCACCGGCCTGGCGTCGGTCACCGCGATGGAGCACGGCGACGTGCAGCTCGCCATCGACGGGTATGCGGGGCCGGGCGCGCTGGACGCCGACCGGCTGCCGGCGCTGCGGGCCGGGCTCGACGAGGTGCGCCGCACCGTCACCGACCTGGGCGCCGGGGACGGTGTCAGCACCTCCGCGAACCTGAAGCTGGTCACCTCCATCCCGGCGCTGCTGGCCCGGATCGACGAGGGGCACGTGACCGCCCGCCGGATCGTGCCGGTCCCGGCCGTCGCCCTGGTGCTGCTCGCCTGCCTGGCCCTGCTGCTGGCGGCCGCGGCCGGGGCCGAGGCGCGCCGCCCGGAGACCGCGGTGATCGCGCTGCGCGGGGCCCGCGGGCCGCACCGCTGGTGGCTGGCCTCCGGGGAGAGCGTGGTCGCGGTGCTGGCCGGCGCGGTCGCCGGCGCCCTGGCCGGGCAGTTGCTGGTCAGCGCGGTGGTGGTGCTGCGCTGGCCGGGGGTGGGTGCCGGGGTGCACCTGAGCTCGCTGCGGTATGCCGCGCCGGCCTCCGCCGCGGCCGTGCTGACCGTGCTGATCGCCCAGCTGGGTCCGCTGCGCCGTCCGGTCGGTGAGCTGCTGCGCCGGACCCCGGTTCCGGGCCGCCGGGCCGGGCTCGCCGTCGACGTGCTGGTCCTCGGGCTGGCCGTGGCCGCCGTCGTCCAGCTCGCGCTCGGCCGGGGTGACCTGGTCGGTGTCGGCGCGACCGCACCGGCACTGTCCATGCTGGCCGGTGCGCTGCTGGTGGCCCGGCTGCTGCGGCCGGTCGCCGCCCGGCTCGGGCGACGGGCTCTGCGGCGGGGACGGCTCGGCCCCGGGCTGACCGGCCTGCTGCTGGCCCGCCGGGCCGCCACCGGGCGGGTGTTCGCACTGCTGGTCGCCGCGGTCGCGGTCAGCTGCTACGTGGTGGCCGCCGCCGATGTGGCGGCCCGCGGCCGCCGGGTCGAGGCCGACCTGAGCGTGGGCGCCGACCGTGTGCTCGCGGCCGGCCCGATCGGGCGTGCCCGGCTGCTCGCGGCGGTCCGTGCGGTGGACCCGGACCGGTCGTTCGCGATGGCGGCGGTCAAGGTCACCCAGCATCCGGGGGAGCCGCCGCTGCTCGCGGTGGACAGCGACCGGCTGGGCGCGGTCGCCCACTGGCCGGGCGGTTCCGTGCCGGCCGGGGTCGCCGCCGTGCTGCACCCGCCCGCGCCCGCCCCGGTCGAGGTGCCGGGCGGGCCGGATCTGACCCTGGACATCACCGCCGCGGAGTTCGCCGAGGGCCGGGCGGTCAGCGTGGACGCGGTGGTCAGCCCGGTCCGCGGGCCGGGCTCGGACGTGCTGGCACCGATGGGGGTGCTGCGGCCGGGTCGGCACGTCTACCACTACGCGACCGATCAGTGTGCCGGCGGCTGCCGGTTGAACGCGCTGCGGATCGCGGCCGGCACCACGCTCGGCGTGCACGGTGTGCTCACCCTGCACGGGCTGGGCAGCGGTGATCCGGCGGCGTGGCGGGTCGGGCAGGGCGGCCGGCTCGGCACCGTGCCGGACGGGTTGCGGCTCGAGGTGACCACGATGGACGAGGCGAGCGACGGGCTGCTGCTGCAGCCGGCGGACACCCCGTGGCCGCTGCCGGTCCTGGCGACCGGCAGTTTCGTCCCGGGCCGGGCGACCGGCCTGGACTATCGGCAGGTCCCGGTGACCGTGGCGGGCCGGCTGGCGGCCGTGCCGGCGTTCGGTGAGCCCGCCGTGCTGACCGATCTGGAATACCTGGATCGGGTCTCCACCGATGCCGGCCCGACCGCGTCCGGCGAGGTGTGGCTGAATGCCCGGGCGCCGGCTGACGTGCTGGACCGGCTGGCCGGGCAGGGGATCGTGGTGACCGGTGACCTGCGGGCCGCCCAGGTCGCCGCCCGCCTGGATCAGCAGGGCGCGGCCGTCGCGCTCGGCTATGCCGCCCTGGTCGGGGTGCTGGTCGCGATGCTGGCGGCCGGGGTGCTGGTGCTGACCGCCGCGGCCGGCCGGGACCGGCAGGCCGAGGATCTGGCCGCGTTGCGCGCCCAGGGCCTGTCCCGGGCCGCGGTCCGGCGGGCCGCGCTCGGGGCGTATCCGCTGCTGGTGGCGGCCGCGATGCCGGCCGGGCTGGGGATCGCGCTGGCCGGCTGGGCGGTGACCGGTTGGGCGCTGCCGCTGGCCGGGCTGGATCCGCCGCCGCTGCCCCGCCCGCACTGGCCGGCGGTGCCCGCCCTGCTGGCGGTCGTCGCGGCGCTGGCCGTGACGTTGGGCGCCACCGCCGTGCTCTCCGGCCGCCGCACGCTGCGCCGCATCCGTTGA
- a CDS encoding methyl-accepting chemotaxis protein: MTTLTEPPARRSFFADLGVRHKIGAIIAISVLVSLVAGILATRALSRSASAAERLYQANMTSAATLAALETIAVSTRNDLANLLISRSEADNAKYEKRVQDGFTGFASTLATYKAAGPAGDAATVAALESNWNAYRQVVENTQIANALSRNVDAYVKVRDEQTAPITDKIKAGFVALGQAESADAQKAAAGAQSTYHTNRNVILTVQVLGNLLAILIGVLVIRAVVGALSRVREVCTRLAAGDLTGQTGLTSNDETGQMGRALDTAMVNLRRTVATIDESATSLAGAADRVREVATEIAGSAERTTSQAQTVSAAAEEISRSVDTVSAGSEEMGASIREISQNAAEAAQVAGAAVDLASRTSATMNQLGESSSEIGNVIKTITAIAEQTNLLALNATIEAARAGEAGKGFAVVASEVKDLAQETARATEDISRRVEAIQADTNGAVTAIEEITRVIARISDFQTTIASAVEEQTATTAEMNRSVSEAASGTGDIAQNITGVAEAARSTSEGVERSQQTTAELTRMSGELSALVKGFRY, from the coding sequence ATGACCACCCTGACCGAGCCGCCCGCGCGGCGGAGTTTCTTCGCCGATCTGGGCGTCCGCCACAAGATCGGCGCGATCATCGCGATCAGCGTCCTGGTGTCGCTGGTCGCCGGCATCCTGGCGACCCGTGCCCTGAGCCGGTCGGCGTCCGCGGCCGAGCGGCTGTACCAGGCGAACATGACCAGCGCCGCGACCCTGGCCGCCCTGGAGACGATCGCCGTCTCCACCCGTAACGACCTGGCCAACCTGCTGATCTCCCGGTCCGAGGCGGACAACGCCAAGTACGAGAAGCGGGTGCAGGACGGTTTCACCGGTTTCGCGTCGACGCTCGCCACCTACAAGGCGGCCGGCCCGGCCGGTGACGCGGCGACGGTCGCCGCGCTGGAGTCGAACTGGAACGCGTATCGCCAGGTGGTCGAGAACACCCAGATCGCCAACGCGCTGAGCCGGAACGTGGATGCGTACGTCAAGGTCCGGGACGAGCAGACCGCGCCGATCACCGACAAGATCAAGGCCGGCTTCGTCGCGTTGGGCCAGGCCGAGTCGGCGGACGCGCAGAAGGCGGCGGCCGGCGCGCAGTCGACCTATCACACCAACCGGAACGTGATCCTCACGGTGCAGGTGCTCGGCAACCTGCTGGCGATCCTGATCGGCGTCCTGGTGATCCGGGCGGTGGTCGGCGCGCTGAGCCGGGTCCGGGAGGTCTGCACCCGGCTGGCGGCCGGTGACCTCACCGGGCAGACCGGTCTGACCAGCAACGACGAGACCGGGCAGATGGGCCGGGCGCTGGACACCGCGATGGTCAACCTGCGGCGCACCGTCGCGACGATCGACGAGTCGGCGACCTCACTGGCCGGTGCCGCGGATCGGGTGCGGGAGGTGGCCACCGAGATCGCCGGTTCGGCGGAGCGCACCACCAGCCAGGCGCAGACCGTGTCGGCGGCGGCCGAGGAGATCTCCCGCAGCGTCGACACGGTGTCGGCCGGCAGCGAGGAGATGGGCGCGTCGATCAGGGAGATCTCGCAGAACGCCGCCGAGGCCGCCCAGGTCGCCGGGGCCGCGGTCGACCTGGCCTCGCGCACCTCGGCGACGATGAACCAGCTCGGCGAGTCCTCCAGCGAGATCGGCAACGTGATCAAGACGATCACCGCGATCGCCGAGCAGACCAACCTGCTGGCCCTGAACGCGACGATCGAGGCCGCCCGCGCGGGTGAGGCGGGCAAGGGTTTCGCGGTGGTCGCCAGCGAGGTGAAGGATCTGGCGCAGGAGACCGCCCGGGCGACCGAGGACATCTCCCGCCGGGTGGAGGCGATCCAGGCGGACACGAACGGGGCGGTCACCGCGATCGAGGAGATCACCCGGGTGATCGCGCGGATCAGCGACTTCCAGACGACGATCGCGTCCGCTGTGGAGGAGCAGACGGCGACGACCGCGGAGATGAACCGCAGCGTCTCGGAGGCGGCGTCGGGCACCGGCGACATCGCGCAGAACATCACCGGGGTGGCGGAGGCGGCCCGGTCCACGAGCGAGGGTGTGGAGCGGTCGCAGCAGACGACGGCCGAGCTGACCCGGATGTCCGGCGAGCTGAGCGCCCTGGTCAAGGGCTTCCGTTACTAG
- a CDS encoding P1 family peptidase, with protein MHLGNWTGDGTGVTVILPPPGTVGSGEVRGGAPATREFDLLHPARLVDRVDAVVLAGGSAFGLAAADGVMAELRERGLGFPTAAGPVPIVVGMSIFDASVAGRPPGADAGRAAVRAALRGDEFHTGRAGAGAGAHTGRWRGRTDPGGLGRADAAAGPARVTALAVVNAWGDVLGPDGRPVCGGAGTDQPVASFGRENTTLGVLVTDARLSKSDCFLLAQSGHTGFARALHPAHSRYDGDAVVALATGAQPADLDLLRAVAAEVMAAAIRAALG; from the coding sequence ATGCATCTGGGGAACTGGACGGGGGACGGCACCGGCGTCACGGTGATCCTGCCGCCGCCGGGCACGGTCGGGTCGGGTGAGGTGCGCGGCGGCGCTCCGGCGACCCGCGAGTTCGACCTGCTGCACCCGGCCCGGCTGGTCGACCGGGTGGACGCGGTGGTGCTCGCCGGCGGCTCGGCGTTCGGCCTGGCCGCCGCGGACGGTGTGATGGCCGAGCTGCGGGAGCGGGGGCTGGGTTTCCCGACCGCCGCCGGCCCGGTACCGATCGTGGTCGGCATGTCCATCTTCGACGCCTCGGTCGCCGGGCGGCCGCCCGGCGCCGACGCGGGTCGGGCGGCGGTCCGGGCGGCGTTGCGCGGCGACGAGTTCCACACCGGCCGGGCCGGCGCCGGGGCCGGGGCGCACACCGGCCGGTGGCGGGGCCGCACCGATCCGGGTGGGCTGGGTCGGGCGGACGCCGCGGCCGGGCCGGCCCGGGTGACCGCGCTGGCCGTGGTCAACGCCTGGGGTGACGTGCTCGGTCCGGACGGCCGCCCGGTGTGCGGCGGCGCCGGGACGGATCAGCCGGTGGCCTCCTTCGGCCGGGAGAACACCACGCTCGGCGTGCTGGTCACCGACGCGCGGTTGAGCAAGAGCGACTGTTTCCTGCTGGCGCAGAGCGGGCACACCGGTTTCGCCCGGGCCCTGCACCCGGCCCATTCGCGGTATGACGGGGACGCCGTGGTGGCCCTGGCAACCGGGGCGCAGCCGGCCGATCTGGATCTGCTGCGGGCGGTCGCGGCGGAGGTGATGGCCGCGGCGATCCGGGCCGCCCTAGGCTGA